Proteins encoded in a region of the Ruegeria sp. AD91A genome:
- a CDS encoding ETC complex I subunit, with the protein MRARIYQPARNAMTSGMAKTRKWVLEYAPASAREVDPLMGWTSSNDTQTQIRLKFDTKKEAIDYARDNGIDAQVSEPHKRKANLRARGYGENFATDRRAPWTH; encoded by the coding sequence ATGCGCGCACGGATTTACCAGCCTGCAAGAAATGCGATGACCTCGGGGATGGCCAAAACCCGCAAATGGGTTCTGGAATATGCCCCTGCTTCGGCACGTGAGGTTGATCCGCTGATGGGCTGGACGTCATCCAATGACACGCAAACCCAGATACGTCTGAAATTCGACACCAAGAAAGAGGCGATTGATTACGCTCGTGACAATGGTATCGACGCGCAGGTCAGCGAGCCGCACAAGCGCAAAGCCAACCTGCGCGCACGGGGCTACGGGGAAAACTTCGCCACCGACCGGCGTGCGCCCTGGACACACTGA
- a CDS encoding GNAT family N-acetyltransferase — protein sequence MIDIREADPTSDVLRPVVEAHFAHSESAGPAESNHTMSAESLAGPGIRFCAIYDGKQALGCGALKALPDGTAEVKSVHILAQARGRGLARVMMIHLAELARAEGVEALVLETGAEHLPEYDAARKLYEALGYSYCGPIFGYSDDPNSAFMRLALEPHA from the coding sequence ATGATCGACATTCGCGAGGCCGACCCGACTTCGGACGTGTTGCGCCCGGTTGTCGAAGCGCATTTCGCCCACAGCGAATCAGCGGGTCCTGCGGAAAGCAACCACACGATGAGCGCCGAGTCACTGGCCGGACCGGGGATTCGATTCTGTGCGATCTACGACGGCAAGCAGGCTTTGGGCTGCGGCGCTTTGAAAGCGCTGCCCGATGGTACGGCCGAGGTGAAATCGGTGCATATCCTCGCGCAGGCGCGTGGGCGCGGACTGGCGCGCGTCATGATGATCCATCTGGCAGAACTGGCGCGTGCTGAAGGTGTCGAAGCCCTGGTTTTGGAAACCGGGGCAGAGCATCTTCCGGAGTATGATGCCGCTCGTAAACTCTACGAAGCGTTGGGCTATTCCTACTGCGGACCGATCTTTGGGTACAGCGACGATCCGAACAGCGCATTCATGCGCTTGGCTCTTGAACCCCACGCGTAA
- the iolG gene encoding inositol 2-dehydrogenase — protein sequence MLKVGLLGAGRIGRVHAEAIVSHPGSTLSAVSDALPEAAASLANDHGVDARRSEEILADPEIGAVLIATPTNTHSDLIEAATGAGKAVLCEKPVDLNLQRATDCLNTVSGRGKPVMIGFNRRFDPNFASLKAGLDAGEIGKAELLSINSFDPAPPPVSYVKVSGGLFRDMMIHDFDMANYLMGEVPDTISAVGSSLVDAEIGAAGDVDTAVVTMSYADGRIAVIKNSRRAAYGYDQRVELLGSEGLLQARNVLENTVVKSTADGVVGAKPTYFFLERYMPAYRVEWAAFVEAVEGGSDVPVTLKDGVAALAMAEAATVSAQTGKPVRMEEILKPVAK from the coding sequence ATGTTGAAGGTCGGATTGTTGGGCGCCGGGCGCATCGGGCGTGTTCATGCAGAGGCGATTGTATCTCATCCGGGCAGCACGCTCAGTGCCGTTTCCGACGCCTTGCCCGAAGCTGCGGCGAGCCTGGCCAACGATCATGGGGTCGATGCGCGCCGCTCTGAAGAGATCCTTGCGGATCCGGAGATTGGCGCGGTTCTGATCGCAACTCCAACCAACACGCATTCTGATCTGATCGAAGCTGCGACCGGCGCAGGCAAGGCTGTTCTGTGCGAAAAGCCTGTTGATCTGAACCTTCAGCGTGCCACGGATTGCCTGAACACTGTCTCGGGACGAGGCAAGCCGGTAATGATTGGATTTAATCGGCGATTCGATCCCAATTTCGCGTCCTTGAAGGCGGGGTTGGACGCGGGTGAAATTGGTAAGGCGGAATTGCTTTCAATCAACTCGTTTGACCCAGCACCACCGCCGGTAAGCTACGTAAAAGTTTCTGGTGGGTTGTTTCGAGACATGATGATTCATGATTTTGATATGGCAAACTACCTGATGGGGGAGGTTCCCGATACCATCTCGGCGGTTGGATCTTCGCTTGTGGACGCCGAGATTGGGGCTGCAGGAGATGTGGACACAGCCGTAGTTACAATGTCCTACGCGGATGGCAGGATTGCAGTCATCAAGAATTCACGGCGCGCAGCCTATGGCTATGACCAGCGGGTCGAGTTGTTGGGTTCTGAGGGGTTGCTGCAGGCTCGGAATGTACTGGAAAACACAGTCGTAAAATCAACGGCAGACGGTGTTGTGGGCGCCAAACCAACCTATTTCTTCCTGGAGCGCTACATGCCTGCGTACCGCGTGGAATGGGCCGCATTTGTCGAAGCTGTTGAAGGCGGATCCGACGTTCCGGTGACATTGAAAGATGGTGTTGCGGCACTGGCGATGGCCGAGGCTGCAACCGTGTCAGCGCAGACAGGAAAACCGGTTCGAATGGAAGAAATTTTGAAACCGGTTGCAAAATGA
- a CDS encoding sugar ABC transporter substrate-binding protein produces MKKFVKGALAAGALALATPAFAQEIVVVSHGQANDAFWNVVKNGVEQAGKDVGVNVEYRAPETFDMVAMSQLIDAAVNQEPDGLIVSIPDADALGPSIERAVAAGIPVISINSGAEVAKELGALLHVGQDEYDAGKAAGEELASMGGSNAICVNHEVGNVSLDLRCEGFTEGFGGKVTVLPTSNDPSEIESKVSAALASDESVDTVMALGASSAGEPSVAAAKASGRDVNVASFDLSANFLQSIVDGDAAFAIDQQQYLQGYLSVNFMGLHAKYGLMPGGDVPSGPNLITQDKAAQVIELSAQGIR; encoded by the coding sequence ATGAAGAAATTCGTTAAAGGCGCGCTTGCTGCGGGGGCATTGGCCTTGGCCACGCCCGCGTTTGCACAGGAAATCGTGGTCGTGTCGCATGGCCAGGCAAACGACGCATTCTGGAACGTCGTGAAAAACGGTGTCGAGCAGGCCGGTAAAGATGTCGGTGTGAACGTGGAATATCGTGCGCCTGAAACCTTTGACATGGTGGCCATGTCGCAGCTGATCGACGCCGCCGTGAACCAGGAGCCCGACGGGCTGATCGTTTCGATCCCGGATGCGGACGCGCTTGGCCCCTCGATCGAACGCGCGGTTGCCGCCGGTATCCCGGTGATCTCGATCAACTCGGGCGCAGAAGTGGCCAAGGAACTGGGTGCTCTGCTGCACGTAGGTCAGGACGAATACGATGCAGGGAAAGCAGCTGGTGAAGAACTGGCGTCGATGGGTGGCTCCAATGCGATCTGTGTCAACCACGAGGTTGGCAACGTGTCACTTGACCTGCGCTGCGAAGGTTTCACCGAAGGGTTTGGCGGTAAGGTAACCGTTCTGCCGACCTCGAACGATCCGTCCGAGATCGAGTCCAAGGTTTCTGCCGCGCTGGCTTCTGACGAAAGCGTCGATACCGTTATGGCTTTGGGCGCAAGCTCGGCCGGCGAGCCATCTGTCGCTGCTGCCAAAGCGTCGGGGCGGGATGTGAATGTTGCCTCGTTCGACCTGTCGGCCAACTTCTTGCAGTCAATCGTTGATGGCGATGCGGCCTTTGCCATCGACCAGCAGCAGTACCTTCAGGGTTATCTGTCCGTGAACTTCATGGGTCTGCACGCCAAGTACGGCCTGATGCCGGGCGGCGACGTGCCGTCGGGTCCGAACCTGATCACTCAGGACAAGGCCGCTCAGGTCATCGAACTGTCCGCACAGGGCATCCGCTGA
- a CDS encoding ABC transporter permease, with amino-acid sequence MSESAPVLSDERVKKEPFLAKLMKRPELGAIAGAVLVFLFFAITADESMFTLAGVMNFMTPAAQLGILAIGAALLMIGGEFDLSIGSMVAFSGLFFGVCVVTWQLPLIFAIPMTFVFAACVGAINGNIVIRSGLPSFIVTLAFLFILRGLSLVGLKMATGGSTQLRGVRDAVENDWLAPFFSGEAFGSLFAWLAANGMIDTFKSGAPKVPGIPVEILWFIFITLAATYVLLRTPVGNWIFASGGDSTAASNSGVPVSRVKVSLFMLTACCAALVAIITVMDAGSTDARRGFQKEFEAIIAAVIGGCLLTGGYGSAIGAFFGSIIFGMVVIGLTYTDFDQDWFQVFLGAMLLIAVLFNNAIRKRVTGER; translated from the coding sequence ATGAGTGAATCAGCGCCCGTCCTGTCGGACGAAAGGGTCAAGAAAGAACCATTCCTAGCCAAACTAATGAAACGGCCCGAGTTGGGTGCCATTGCCGGTGCTGTTCTGGTTTTCCTATTCTTTGCGATCACCGCAGATGAATCGATGTTCACCCTTGCTGGTGTTATGAACTTCATGACCCCTGCGGCGCAGTTGGGCATCCTGGCTATCGGCGCCGCACTACTGATGATTGGCGGAGAGTTCGACTTGTCAATCGGATCGATGGTTGCGTTCTCGGGGCTGTTTTTCGGCGTCTGTGTCGTGACCTGGCAATTGCCACTGATCTTCGCCATCCCAATGACATTCGTATTCGCGGCCTGTGTTGGTGCGATCAACGGCAATATCGTGATCCGTTCGGGCCTGCCATCGTTCATTGTAACGCTGGCGTTTTTGTTCATCCTTCGTGGCCTGTCACTGGTCGGCCTGAAAATGGCAACAGGCGGTTCGACCCAGTTGCGCGGTGTACGCGATGCGGTCGAAAACGACTGGCTGGCTCCTTTCTTTTCGGGCGAAGCATTCGGCAGCCTGTTCGCATGGCTGGCCGCCAACGGCATGATAGATACATTCAAAAGCGGCGCGCCCAAGGTCCCGGGAATTCCCGTCGAAATCCTGTGGTTCATTTTCATTACACTGGCGGCAACCTACGTTCTGTTGCGCACCCCGGTCGGGAACTGGATTTTCGCCTCGGGTGGTGACAGCACAGCTGCATCCAACTCAGGTGTTCCGGTGAGCCGCGTCAAGGTTTCACTGTTCATGCTGACGGCCTGCTGTGCCGCTCTGGTGGCCATCATAACCGTCATGGACGCAGGCTCGACCGATGCGCGGCGGGGGTTTCAGAAAGAATTTGAGGCGATTATCGCCGCGGTGATCGGCGGCTGCCTGCTGACTGGCGGATATGGCTCGGCCATCGGTGCCTTCTTCGGCTCGATCATCTTTGGCATGGTCGTCATCGGCCTGACCTATACCGACTTTGATCAGGATTGGTTCCAGGTTTTCCTGGGCGCCATGCTGTTGATTGCCGTTCTGTTCAACAACGCGATCCGTAAGCGCGTAACCGGGGAGCGCTGA
- a CDS encoding ATP-binding cassette domain-containing protein → MTEDTKFHHGDAVGDQAPIVQMKDIEKHFGNIIALAGVSFDVKPGECHCLLGDNGAGKSTFIKTMSGVHKPTKGEIMFEGKPLHFDTPRDAMEAGIATVFQDLAMIPLMSVTRNFFMGREPTKGKGLLKRFDVDHANDVCMEEMRKMGINLRGPDQAVGTLSGGERQTVAIARAVYFGAKILILDEPTSALGVRQTSNVLATIDRVRSQGVGVVFISHNVRHALAVGDRFTVLNRGKTLGTATRGEITPEQLQDLMAGGQEMAELEGSLGGTV, encoded by the coding sequence ATGACCGAAGACACCAAGTTCCACCATGGCGATGCCGTCGGCGATCAGGCGCCCATCGTACAGATGAAAGACATAGAAAAACACTTTGGCAATATCATCGCGCTCGCTGGTGTCAGCTTTGACGTCAAACCCGGGGAATGCCATTGCCTGCTGGGCGATAACGGTGCGGGAAAGTCCACCTTCATCAAGACCATGTCCGGGGTACACAAGCCCACCAAGGGCGAGATCATGTTCGAAGGCAAGCCGCTTCACTTCGACACGCCGCGCGATGCCATGGAAGCGGGCATTGCAACCGTGTTCCAGGATCTTGCGATGATCCCGCTGATGAGCGTGACGCGCAATTTCTTCATGGGGCGTGAACCTACCAAGGGTAAAGGGCTGCTCAAGCGGTTCGATGTGGATCATGCAAACGACGTCTGCATGGAAGAGATGCGCAAGATGGGCATCAATCTGCGCGGACCGGATCAGGCTGTCGGTACATTGTCAGGTGGTGAACGTCAGACTGTCGCCATCGCGCGGGCGGTGTATTTCGGCGCCAAGATCCTGATCCTGGACGAACCGACCTCGGCGCTTGGTGTGCGTCAGACGTCGAATGTTCTTGCCACAATCGACCGGGTGCGCAGCCAGGGTGTCGGCGTGGTTTTCATCAGCCACAACGTGCGCCATGCGCTGGCGGTGGGCGATCGTTTTACCGTGCTGAACCGTGGCAAAACACTGGGTACGGCCACGCGCGGCGAAATCACACCGGAACAGCTGCAGGATCTGATGGCCGGCGGTCAGGAAATGGCCGAGCTTGAGGGATCGCTGGGCGGTACTGTTTAA
- the iolD gene encoding 3D-(3,5/4)-trihydroxycyclohexane-1,2-dione acylhydrolase (decyclizing): MSKTVRLTAAQALVRYLGAQMNEAGEPFIAGVWAIFGHGNVAGLGEALHGVRDSLPTYRGHNEQTMAHSAIAYAKQLGRRRAMAVTSSIGPGATNMVTAAALAHVNRLPVLLLPGDVFATRGPDPVLQQPEVFSDGTISANDCFRPVSRYFDRITRPEHLLTALPRAFRTMTDPADCGPATLAFCQDVQAEAYDYPESFFEPRVWYQRRIRPDEGELARAVAAIKAAKRPVIVAGGGVHYSDATAALQRFAEAHNVPVAETQAGKSALAWDHPLNLGPVGVTGGEPANDICAKADLVLGVGTRFQDFTTGSWGLFANPQRELISLNTAAYDAEKHGAMPLQADARVGLGELSEALADHRAPDLPAILKSDWFGKVDALTDAPTDSNALPTDMQVIGAVQRAANENTVAMCAAGTMPGELHKLWKAPRPGAYHMEYGFSCMGYEIAGAMGIKMAQPDRDVICFTGDGTYMMANSEMATAAMMGISFTVVVTDNRGFGCINRLQMGTGGAEFNNLLDHTVHETASAIDFAAHAAAMGATSVKVRSIAELEDALAKRGEVKGPYVVVIDTDPYPSTEYGGTWWEVAVPEVSVRPEVNEKRAAYETAIKERNTK, from the coding sequence ATGAGCAAAACAGTCCGATTGACCGCGGCGCAGGCTCTGGTGCGCTATCTCGGGGCGCAGATGAACGAGGCCGGAGAGCCTTTTATCGCAGGTGTGTGGGCGATTTTTGGCCATGGCAACGTGGCTGGTTTGGGTGAGGCACTGCATGGCGTGAGAGACAGTCTTCCGACCTATCGCGGTCACAACGAACAGACCATGGCACATAGCGCGATTGCTTATGCCAAGCAGCTGGGTCGGCGCCGCGCGATGGCGGTCACGTCGTCAATCGGACCAGGGGCCACCAACATGGTCACTGCGGCTGCTCTGGCCCATGTAAACCGCCTGCCTGTTTTATTGCTGCCTGGCGATGTGTTTGCGACGCGTGGCCCCGATCCGGTTTTGCAGCAGCCCGAAGTGTTCTCGGATGGAACCATCAGTGCGAATGACTGTTTCAGACCGGTCAGCCGGTATTTCGACCGCATCACCCGCCCGGAACATCTGCTGACGGCTCTGCCACGCGCCTTCCGCACGATGACGGACCCGGCGGATTGCGGCCCGGCGACGCTGGCCTTTTGTCAGGATGTGCAGGCCGAAGCTTATGACTATCCCGAAAGCTTCTTTGAGCCACGCGTCTGGTATCAGCGCCGCATTCGCCCGGATGAGGGTGAACTGGCCCGTGCCGTTGCCGCGATCAAGGCCGCCAAGCGTCCCGTTATCGTTGCAGGCGGAGGTGTGCATTATTCGGACGCAACCGCCGCGTTGCAGCGCTTTGCCGAAGCACACAATGTCCCGGTGGCCGAGACACAGGCCGGCAAGTCCGCATTGGCCTGGGATCATCCGCTCAACCTTGGGCCTGTTGGTGTAACCGGGGGCGAACCCGCCAATGACATCTGTGCAAAGGCGGATCTTGTGCTGGGCGTCGGCACCCGGTTTCAGGATTTCACCACCGGGTCATGGGGTTTGTTCGCGAACCCCCAGCGTGAGTTGATCAGCCTGAACACCGCCGCCTATGACGCCGAAAAGCACGGAGCGATGCCGTTGCAGGCCGACGCTCGGGTTGGTCTGGGTGAACTCAGCGAAGCGTTGGCAGACCATCGCGCGCCGGATCTGCCCGCGATATTGAAATCTGATTGGTTCGGTAAAGTTGATGCGCTGACGGATGCCCCCACCGACAGCAATGCACTGCCCACGGATATGCAGGTGATCGGCGCAGTGCAGCGGGCTGCCAATGAAAACACTGTTGCGATGTGTGCCGCCGGCACGATGCCGGGTGAGTTGCACAAGCTGTGGAAAGCGCCGCGCCCCGGTGCCTATCACATGGAATATGGTTTCAGCTGTATGGGGTATGAGATCGCCGGTGCCATGGGCATTAAGATGGCCCAGCCGGACCGCGACGTGATCTGCTTTACCGGTGACGGTACTTATATGATGGCCAACTCGGAAATGGCGACGGCGGCGATGATGGGGATCTCGTTCACCGTTGTCGTCACGGACAACCGGGGGTTTGGTTGCATCAACCGTCTGCAAATGGGGACAGGCGGGGCCGAGTTTAACAACCTTCTCGACCACACCGTACACGAAACAGCATCGGCCATTGATTTTGCCGCCCATGCGGCAGCGATGGGGGCTACCTCGGTCAAGGTCCGTTCAATTGCCGAGCTTGAAGACGCGCTGGCCAAACGCGGTGAGGTCAAAGGCCCCTATGTCGTGGTGATCGACACCGATCCCTACCCATCGACCGAATATGGCGGAACGTGGTGGGAAGTGGCGGTGCCCGAGGTCAGCGTCCGCCCTGAAGTGAATGAAAAACGTGCGGCCTATGAAACCGCCATCAAGGAAAGAAACACGAAATGA
- the iolE gene encoding myo-inosose-2 dehydratase has translation MSVKIGISPIAWQNDDLPDLTAAYTMEQALKEAREIGFTGVERGQRMPADTEGLRAYLDANNIALCGGWCSGSTLVNDLDAEIGVVREQVEQFVALNSPCIVYAECSNTVQGQIGTPVNDRPKLSQDEVLAYAGKLTELAKWMADQGMPMAYHHHMGTVIESEDEVNWLMEGSGPELKLCFDTGHLLFGGGDVMATLNRWGDRVHHVHFKDIRPEIVQDTRENNRSFLDAVIAGAFTVPGDGCIDFQAVANALKAMDYNGWIVVEAEQDPAKAPPCEYSKMGFDHIVKVCGNAGLEITA, from the coding sequence ATGAGCGTGAAGATCGGTATCTCTCCGATTGCCTGGCAGAATGACGACCTGCCGGACCTGACCGCAGCCTACACGATGGAGCAGGCGCTGAAAGAAGCGCGCGAGATCGGTTTCACAGGTGTCGAACGCGGCCAGAGGATGCCCGCCGACACCGAAGGGCTGCGCGCGTATCTGGATGCCAACAACATAGCGTTGTGTGGTGGTTGGTGCTCGGGCAGCACTCTGGTCAATGACCTTGACGCCGAGATCGGCGTCGTGCGCGAACAGGTCGAACAATTCGTCGCGCTGAACAGCCCATGTATCGTTTACGCCGAGTGTTCCAATACCGTTCAGGGGCAGATCGGAACGCCTGTCAATGATCGCCCCAAACTGTCGCAGGATGAGGTACTGGCCTATGCGGGCAAGCTGACCGAACTTGCCAAGTGGATGGCAGATCAGGGCATGCCGATGGCCTATCACCATCATATGGGCACGGTCATCGAAAGCGAAGATGAAGTGAACTGGCTGATGGAGGGTTCCGGCCCCGAATTGAAGCTGTGCTTCGATACGGGCCATCTGCTGTTTGGCGGCGGCGATGTGATGGCCACACTGAACCGTTGGGGCGACCGGGTTCATCACGTACATTTCAAGGATATCCGACCCGAAATCGTACAGGACACACGCGAGAACAATCGAAGTTTCCTGGATGCGGTGATCGCAGGTGCGTTTACAGTGCCGGGTGATGGTTGCATCGACTTTCAGGCCGTGGCCAATGCATTGAAAGCAATGGATTACAACGGCTGGATTGTGGTCGAGGCAGAGCAGGACCCCGCCAAGGCGCCGCCATGTGAGTACTCCAAAATGGGCTTTGACCACATTGTCAAGGTTTGTGGCAACGCAGGGTTGGAAATCACCGCTTAA
- a CDS encoding phytanoyl-CoA dioxygenase family protein has product MVHQDLGYVGYFDRESCDLDEFKVLTSQSLSTETVPFAVSVEKNLPVYDMQALRSGLEQPDTRRALLAEWGRVLGKSAGVIALKGAYPDTSIIDRATEVFREIIEEERQGSAGEGDHFAASGANDRVWNALQKQCLRDPEGFALYFGNTAIAAACEAWLGPNYQVTAQINQVRPGGKAQQAHRDYHLGFQSAESAARYPAHAHLVTASLTLQGAVAHCDMPVKSGPTKLLPFSQLYPSGYLAFHDEAHRAYFEDSCIQLPLEKGDAVFFNPALFHAAGENSSTDINRMANLLQISSPFGRAMEMVDRHSMSQAVFPSLVALKHRGALTSGDLDAAIAATAEGYPFPTNLDTDPPIGGNAPDSQADILRRAVFEGWKKEQLSVALSALRARQAA; this is encoded by the coding sequence ATGGTACATCAGGACCTTGGATATGTCGGCTATTTTGACCGGGAATCCTGTGATCTGGACGAATTCAAGGTGTTGACCTCTCAGAGCCTTTCGACCGAGACGGTACCTTTTGCCGTCTCCGTCGAAAAGAACTTGCCCGTCTATGATATGCAGGCACTGCGTTCCGGTTTGGAACAGCCTGATACGCGTAGGGCCTTGCTGGCGGAATGGGGCCGGGTGCTGGGCAAATCCGCCGGTGTGATCGCCCTGAAAGGGGCGTATCCGGACACGTCGATCATTGATCGGGCGACGGAAGTATTTCGTGAAATTATCGAAGAAGAACGGCAGGGTAGCGCGGGTGAGGGCGATCACTTTGCCGCCTCGGGCGCGAATGACCGGGTGTGGAACGCGCTGCAAAAGCAATGCCTGCGCGACCCCGAGGGCTTTGCGCTCTATTTCGGGAACACGGCGATTGCTGCGGCATGTGAAGCATGGCTTGGGCCGAACTATCAGGTGACCGCTCAGATCAATCAGGTGCGCCCCGGTGGCAAGGCGCAACAGGCGCATCGGGACTACCACCTTGGGTTCCAAAGCGCCGAAAGCGCGGCCCGGTATCCGGCCCATGCACATCTGGTGACGGCCTCGCTGACCTTGCAAGGGGCGGTTGCGCATTGTGACATGCCGGTGAAAAGCGGCCCGACCAAGTTGTTGCCGTTCTCGCAGCTCTACCCATCGGGCTATCTGGCGTTCCACGATGAAGCGCACCGTGCGTATTTCGAAGACAGCTGTATCCAGTTGCCTCTGGAAAAGGGTGACGCGGTGTTCTTTAATCCGGCCCTGTTCCATGCAGCGGGCGAGAACAGCAGCACCGACATCAATCGCATGGCAAACCTGCTGCAAATCTCATCCCCCTTCGGTCGTGCGATGGAGATGGTCGATCGGCATTCCATGTCGCAGGCTGTGTTCCCGTCGCTTGTCGCCCTGAAACACCGTGGGGCTTTGACTTCGGGGGACCTTGATGCAGCGATTGCTGCTACCGCTGAAGGTTATCCGTTCCCGACCAATCTGGATACTGATCCACCGATTGGAGGCAACGCGCCCGACAGCCAGGCTGACATCCTTAGACGGGCCGTTTTCGAAGGATGGAAGAAGGAACAGCTATCCGTGGCTCTTTCTGCCCTGCGGGCAAGGCAAGCTGCTTGA
- the iolB gene encoding 5-deoxy-glucuronate isomerase: MADLLKKPFGTRGKVHDITPASAGWRYVGFGLYHLKAGDRAAEATGGREVILVMVEGKAKITGAGQDWGILGDRMNVFEKTPPHCLYLPNGTEWEAMAETDCVVAICSAPGKGGHTARRIGPDGITLTERGKGVNTRYINNIAMENEDYADSLLVTEVFTPNGHWSSYPSHRHDEDDYPRITYLEETYYHRLNPSNGFGIQRVYTDDGHLDETMALSDGDVVTVPRGHHPCGAPYGFEMYYLNVMAGPLRKWRFKPAPEVEWIMERDG, translated from the coding sequence ATGGCAGACCTGCTGAAGAAACCGTTTGGAACCCGTGGCAAGGTACATGACATCACTCCGGCCAGCGCGGGATGGCGATATGTGGGCTTTGGCCTTTATCATCTAAAAGCAGGCGACAGGGCGGCCGAGGCAACCGGGGGTCGTGAGGTCATTCTGGTGATGGTCGAAGGCAAGGCAAAGATCACCGGGGCAGGCCAGGACTGGGGCATTTTGGGCGACCGGATGAACGTGTTCGAAAAGACGCCGCCGCATTGCCTGTATCTGCCCAACGGAACCGAGTGGGAGGCCATGGCGGAAACCGACTGCGTTGTGGCCATCTGTTCGGCGCCGGGTAAGGGCGGTCATACGGCGCGTCGGATTGGACCTGATGGCATAACCCTGACCGAACGCGGCAAAGGGGTAAATACGCGATACATCAACAATATCGCCATGGAGAATGAGGACTACGCAGACAGCCTGCTGGTGACCGAGGTGTTCACTCCAAATGGCCATTGGTCGTCCTATCCCAGTCACCGTCACGACGAGGATGATTATCCTCGCATCACATATCTGGAGGAGACCTACTACCACCGGCTCAACCCTTCCAATGGGTTCGGAATTCAGCGGGTCTATACAGATGATGGTCACCTGGATGAGACAATGGCCCTTTCCGATGGCGATGTTGTTACTGTTCCGCGCGGCCATCACCCTTGTGGCGCGCCCTATGGATTTGAGATGTACTATCTTAACGTCATGGCCGGGCCGCTGCGAAAATGGCGGTTTAAACCAGCCCCAGAGGTTGAATGGATCATGGAGCGTGACGGATGA
- a CDS encoding SDR family NAD(P)-dependent oxidoreductase has translation MNRDFANYPSLAGKTVIVTGGAGGIGAETVRAFADQGAKVGILDLDADSGLALLSGLDGEHTFVQCDLRDIEAMQEALGQLVEELGAADVLVNNAAQDDRHDWREVTPDYWDERMATNIRHMFFAIQAVAPGMIARGAGSIVNIGSNSWWEAGAGFPAYATAKSAVHGLTRTMARELGDHRIRVNTVVPGWIMTDRQKDLWVTPEALAKQVDRQCLPDPIEPVYVARMVLFLASDDAAMCSAGNFMVEGGSI, from the coding sequence ATGAACAGAGATTTTGCCAATTACCCAAGCCTTGCGGGAAAAACGGTTATTGTCACGGGCGGGGCTGGAGGAATTGGCGCTGAAACCGTTCGAGCCTTTGCCGACCAAGGGGCAAAGGTCGGCATTCTGGATCTGGATGCCGACTCCGGACTCGCGCTGCTGTCTGGCCTGGACGGTGAACACACTTTTGTGCAGTGCGACTTGCGCGATATCGAAGCTATGCAAGAGGCGTTGGGGCAACTGGTCGAGGAGCTGGGCGCCGCGGACGTGCTGGTCAACAACGCCGCCCAGGATGATCGTCATGACTGGCGCGAAGTGACGCCGGACTACTGGGATGAGCGCATGGCGACCAATATCCGTCACATGTTCTTTGCCATTCAGGCAGTGGCGCCCGGCATGATAGCCAGGGGTGCGGGTTCGATCGTCAATATCGGCTCGAATTCGTGGTGGGAGGCAGGTGCGGGTTTTCCGGCCTATGCCACCGCCAAATCCGCAGTCCATGGATTGACCCGCACCATGGCGCGTGAACTGGGCGATCATCGTATTCGCGTGAACACGGTGGTGCCGGGCTGGATCATGACCGACCGCCAGAAAGACCTGTGGGTCACGCCCGAGGCGCTGGCCAAGCAGGTGGATCGTCAATGTCTGCCGGACCCGATTGAGCCGGTCTATGTGGCGCGCATGGTCCTGTTTCTGGCCTCGGATGACGCGGCCATGTGCAGTGCGGGGAATTTCATGGTCGAAGGTGGCTCGATCTGA